Proteins encoded within one genomic window of Lynx canadensis isolate LIC74 chromosome B4, mLynCan4.pri.v2, whole genome shotgun sequence:
- the MTERF2 gene encoding transcription termination factor 2, mitochondrial produces the protein MVAGMLWKLLIRSQPCRLCSFRKMLSAPKYRPFLACFTYTNDHQSNKENKRTVEKLYKFSVDIRKIRRLKGWVLFEDETYVEEIANVLQQLGANETAVASILERCPEAIVCSPTAVNTQRELWQLVCKNEQELVKLIEQFPESFFTVTDQETQKLNIQFFQELGLKNVVISRFLTTASNIFHNPIEKNKQMISILQESYLNLGGSEANVKVWLLKLLSQNPFILLNSSAAIKETLEFLQEQGFTNFDILQLLSKLKGFLFHLCPRSIQNSISFSKSVFKCTDHDLKQLVLKCPAILYYSVPVLEERIQGLLKEGTSIAQIKETPMVLELTPQIVQYRIKKLNSLGYRIKDGHLVNLSGTKREFEANFGKIQAKKGRPLFNPVAPLNIEE, from the coding sequence ATGGTTGCAGGCATGTTGTGGAAGTTGCTGATAAGATCCCAGCCCTGCAGGCTGTGTTCTTTCAGAAAGATGCTATCGGCTCCAAAATACAGACCCTTTCTAGCGTGCTTCACCTATACAAATGATCATCAgtcaaacaaagaaaataaaagaacagtggAAAAGCTCTATAAATTTTCAGTCGACATCAGGAAAATTCGCAGACTAAAAGGATGGGTACTTTTTGAGGATGAAACCTATGTTGAAGAAATCGCAAATGTTTTACAACAACTAGGTGCTAACGAAACCGCTGTAGCCAGTATTTTGGAACGCTGCCCAGAAGCAATTGTCTGCAGTCCAACGGCTGTTAACACCCAGAGAGAACTCTGGCAGTTGGTCTGCAAAAACGAGCAAGAGTTAGTCAAGTTAATAGAACAGTTTCCAGAATCTTTCTTTACTGTTACAGACCAGGAAACTCAGAAGCTGAACATTCAGTTCTTTCAAGAGTTGGGACTCAAAAATGTGGTCATTAGCAGGTTTTTGACAACTGCatctaatatttttcataatcctattgagaaaaataagcaaatgataaGTATTCTCCAAGAGAGTTACCTAAATTTAGGTGGCTCCGAGGCCAACGTGAAAGTTTGGTTACTGAAATTATTAAGCCAAAACCCATTTATTTTGCTGAATTCTTCTGCAGCTATAAAGGAAACACTAGAATTTCTCCAGGAGCAAGGTTTCACAAACTTTGATATTCTCCAGCTTCTCTCCAAACtcaaaggatttctttttcacCTTTGCCCCAGAAGTATACAGAACAGCATTTCCTTctctaaaagtgtttttaaatgcacagatcatgacctgaagcaattAGTTTTGAAATGTCCTGccattttatattattctgtTCCAGTTTTGGAAGAGAGAATTCAGGGATTATTGAAAGAAGGAACTTCCATAGCTCAGATAAAAGAGACGCCAATGGTTCTTGAATTAACACCGCAGATAGTACAGTACaggataaagaaactgaattccCTAGGCTACAGAATAAAGGATGGACATCTGGTAAATCTAAGTGGAACAAAAAGAGAATTTGAGGCTAACTTCGGCAAAATTCAGGCCAAAAAAGGAAGGCCATTGTTTAACCCTGTGGCACCATTAAACATTGAAGAGTAA